Sequence from the Rhodococcus jostii RHA1 genome:
CTGTTCGCCACCCTTAGCGCCGCGCGCCGGCTCAGCCGTGACGTCACGGCTGTCGTCACCGTCGCTGACGACGGCGGATCCTCGGGGCGGCTGCGCGCCGAACTGGGTGTCATCCCGCCGGGGGATCTGCGGATGGCACTCGCCGCACTCGCCGCGGACGACCCCGAGGTGCAGGACTGGACGGACACCATCCAGCACCGCTTCGGCGGAATCGGCGCCCTCGCCGGCCACTCGGTGGGCAATCTCATCCTGGCCGGCCTCACCGAAGTGCTCGGCGACCCCGTCGCCGCGCTCGACGAACTCGCCCAGTTGCTGCGGATCAACGGGCGCGTTTTGCCGATGTCGCCGATCGCCCTGGACATCGAGGCCGACGTGCAGGGCCTCGAGGCGGACCCGCGGGTCAGCCGCTGCATCCGCGGGCAGGTCGCGGTCGCGACCACCCCCGGCAAGGTGCGCCGCGTGCGACTGCTGCCGGCGAATCCGCCCGCCTGCCCGGACGCGGTCCGGGCGATCGAGGTCGCCGACATGGTCGTCCTCGGCCCGGGGTCGTGGTTCTCCAGCGTCATCCCACACGTCCTCGTGCCGGAACTCCTCGTCACGCTGATCGCCACCGCCGCGCGGAAGGTGCTGGTGCTCAACCTGGCTCCGGAGCCGGGCGAGACCGCAGGATTCTCCACCGAGCGTCATCTGCACGTACTGTCCCAACACGCACCCGAACTCACCGTCGACTTCGTCGTGGTCGATTCGGGTTCGGTTCCACCGGGGCGCGAGCGCGAGCACCTCGCCCGCGCCGCCGGACAGTTCCAGGCACGCGTCGTGTACGCCGACGTGTCGGAGCACGGCACCCACACGCACCATGCAGGAAAACTTGCGTCCGTTCTCGAACAGCTCTGGAGCGACCCCGATGCGGGGTCTAGGGGGAGCGAAGTGGCCGAGACACCAGAGGAAAGGGAGAGCGCTTCGTGGCAATGACAGCAGAGGTCAAAGACGAACTCAGTCGTCTCGTCGTCACTCATGTGAGTTGCCGGAAGGCCGAAGTCTCGTCGCTGCTGCGGTTCGCCGGGGGATTGCACATCGTCGGCGGCCGGGTCGTGGTCGAGGCGGAAGTGGATCTGGGGTCCACGGCCCGCCGGTTGCGCCGCGAGATCTTCGACCTGTTCACCTACAGCGCCGACGTCCACGTCCTCAGCGCCGGCGGGCTACGCAAGTCGTCCCGGTACATCGTGCGGGTCGCGAAGGAGGGCGAGGCCCTCGCCCGCCAGACCGGTCTCCTGGACCTGCGGGGACGCCCCGTGCGCGGGCTTCCCGCACAGGTGGTCGGTGGCAGCGTCGCCGACGCGGAAGCCGCGTGGCGCGGCGCGTTCCTGGCGCACGGTTCGCTGACCGAGCCGGGCCGGTCGTCGGCGCTCGAGGTCAGCTGCCCCGGCCCGGAGGCGGCGCTCGCGCTCGTCGGGGCGGCGCGCAGGCTGGGCATCTCCGCG
This genomic interval carries:
- a CDS encoding gluconeogenesis factor YvcK family protein, translating into MRPVNQPPAIVALGGGHGLFATLSAARRLSRDVTAVVTVADDGGSSGRLRAELGVIPPGDLRMALAALAADDPEVQDWTDTIQHRFGGIGALAGHSVGNLILAGLTEVLGDPVAALDELAQLLRINGRVLPMSPIALDIEADVQGLEADPRVSRCIRGQVAVATTPGKVRRVRLLPANPPACPDAVRAIEVADMVVLGPGSWFSSVIPHVLVPELLVTLIATAARKVLVLNLAPEPGETAGFSTERHLHVLSQHAPELTVDFVVVDSGSVPPGREREHLARAAGQFQARVVYADVSEHGTHTHHAGKLASVLEQLWSDPDAGSRGSEVAETPEERESASWQ
- the whiA gene encoding DNA-binding protein WhiA translates to MAMTAEVKDELSRLVVTHVSCRKAEVSSLLRFAGGLHIVGGRVVVEAEVDLGSTARRLRREIFDLFTYSADVHVLSAGGLRKSSRYIVRVAKEGEALARQTGLLDLRGRPVRGLPAQVVGGSVADAEAAWRGAFLAHGSLTEPGRSSALEVSCPGPEAALALVGAARRLGISAKAREVRGTDRVVIRDGEAIGALLTRMGAQDTRLVWEERRMRREVRATANRLANFDDANLRRSARAAVAAAARVERALDILGDEVPDHLAAAGHLRVEHRQASLEELGQLADPPMTKDAVAGRIRRLLSMADRKAKETGIPDTESAVTADLLDDA